One Labrus mixtus chromosome 12, fLabMix1.1, whole genome shotgun sequence DNA segment encodes these proteins:
- the LOC132984890 gene encoding beta/gamma crystallin domain-containing protein 1-like isoform X2: MSETPEEQPSTGVLGRIGSWFSPWRGKGPKSPSENDSPTSDQVFKSEGEEEESEDSVRRKARGEEQQGETQPLSRDIFLFEGEDATQSARRVSSVVSGTETAGGGPNEEEFVGWRKERTGQGKDREESSNGTSESGNPEKNASHLTHLSSLPERGVLWDSDRARAQPQAQRQAQAQTGKRLHVYLEETSVIHCGKDTHSAGQEVVTRIKTSLQVRPKSKSSESFEPPDSASSTSTENKRTNVTPAVGAQSYYSALVGVSLKSHKDTQLDPEPDQKQTEDDTMGRKNSAKRRCRKNSQGDGGNSPQQEPNPPGVVTEGIPESDQAVTSPQGESPNTHTGESSLNSSSRLNPAPLASPEGGEGKASCPDSVAQLDEFQDSSTTVTAATVASAVDGGASMEDDSLYKVERKTETPESKRRSLKVSRSEVKFFPKNVPLKQGPTEDTQDFRSMLKNTKDEAKNKETDSRQHNLKKIDEEPKPVVGRITDKISLFERPSVGVSKSTFQTPRSADVSPVRKATEQLKADFSLSDQRSRSTERHDTLRSSSASPAREKSMTIKERMKNFTDASKAGESAKMPQKPIMPRMHQTSSLSAASKSPELDDQGKQDTKEQKQTDVKTEKTSKLEGQDTTDARVKIITPKERPNESSTKDTVASKTVDQGSKPNSVEKAAAAKGSGDSTELTINLNPQPKGRTGPRSKRRKSKEPTSPMSPNMDYKLEHSTTEPEATTMKPEPVGVTERASASKQPAEEVIPPCDTADKKTPDKPSLSDTQQKALKNDSKESDKQKKQSDSSFKKEKIDKPLERQGGLAGPSESKDKLDTDARSSETKSPIDKQSVILPQNDKKAGGLFTQASKDSREKTASSPSPAAERPIKKTPLKEQEPTAQQPKLNKDISVPSEPERKGKVKEPNQGEAGQKAQSKNKDKELIEQAESKERDKLNNLESKKAKQAKSKEMDNIEKAQSKTTKQGGSKEVETLEKEGGDEYEHAQSKEVGIKGSEKTNQTKKKEEEKTQQRLQSDENTTKSEGSNGGKGFPGTDGASFRKDERKNVERKEGTQLIKNTTKPKTNQQDSASEPSVRTSSDVRAQTQHDRRNKSTQKAGVGTITLANEAASGMDSDKGPLKGETATNVRKKAAESSGTDRESVLTAAEPKPNFVSVEKSENSLDDSCAHGANDATLSSSKPITRANTADEEVTVKASTDSPALITARADNTAEEEKSGGSEKKRKDVTEKSSGVKSVPSQVKISGGFAKRPQRSPLSEESENTQSTRDITPLRGAEKTAQMSLDSTASNSTVNMVEKTADRTMQTLKNELSSVANGEISSNPQPKTDMKQPVNSKPGQTEKVPTSPESKKPIQDSVQRSPMKKLPFPRGLSKDDSATGQDAPSSWLDVDLPKRKLKVSMAKLTSAGSESNLLDAPDDLDDDDFVQRIKKLCAPFSLPPRKHNPYGTPQPPFALPAIKEDRYEKTFDPEEFTFGLRKKKQFTIDTTPSSLAKLQNTEERPGLKVGRASLADRSVLLSSLDTHSRLREYTPVNEEEEVKEEKDDQIKWKSRLEGSCVLSSLSSSILRGKRIGLQTQGEGTNSGDVSPSDSPHTSPPPSSQPPPPSPTSAAPLKDTLAKLSLLPRNKEEDQAGEAVVSDSAPPFPSFNDIKLPDYLEKYLPREPKPVQNKQGQEQVRTEAAGKMTTPTPVVEADRAMKPVPVLPDAMPPRFPEIPPPTHSTLTERKQLPAQPQGILNNITRTARGFHKRPGKMVLFEKAQCSGQAFEIYRDVADATSLQLSPHISVKVVRGCWLLHEKPDFQGRCIALEEGEIELTNLWAESLPGAEPQSSPPMRIGSIRLAVWDYNIPHIDLFTEPEGRGRVTPYHDDTFETGSFGIPLNTASIQVHSGVWLVFSDPGFQGMVGVLETGVFPFPETWGFQSPFVGSIRPLKIGGFKVENPDEVKAMVYDEPGFQGSCLEVDSDVFSFCESEGDDATDGVNPDSKKMTSAASLKIIGGLWVGYSHPGFEGQQYILEEGEYLDCSDWGGSGPLLSLRPILSDFLSPHLKMFSDRNFGNLGVNIDLSVPVINVDDTGYGVKTQSIDVIGGVWVVFEEPGFCGESYILEKGLYGSPEDWGALQPRVASAMPVVLGDFENAAKFKVQLFSEPGFQGTVLALEDSVSSLQDGSTVASCKVLAGSWLAFEGQDFSGRMYVLEVGSYPDLRAMGFFNTSSSIQSLQITGFEFSLPAVTVFERVGLRGKRVVLTDGSVNLQLDAGCSRVQSVLVEGGMWVLYEEINYRGAQILLKPGEIPDWHQFSNWRKIGSLRPLLQKQVHFRIRNRQTRLMMSLTGDLDDVKLMRIQETEETDGFEQIWLYQNGHLHCKLLEECCLSPSGSVTMAGSRVGLNPEPQNHRWSITPEGFIRYTPTADLVLEVKGGHNYDKNQVILNTIDPHKLHQRWDVEII; the protein is encoded by the exons ATG TCTGAGACCCCCGAGGAGCAGCCGAGTACTGGGGTCTTGGGCCGTATTGGGAGCTGGTTCTCTCCGTGGAGGGGAAAGGGTCCGAAAAGCCCTTCTGAAAATGACTCCCCAACTTCCGACCAGGTTTTTAAgtcagagggagaagaggaggagagtgaggatTCTGTGAGACGCAAAGCAAGGGGAGAAGagcagcagggggagactcaACCGCTCTCCagagacattttcctttttgaagGCGAGGACGCCACGCAGTCTGCCCGCAGAGTCAGCTCCGTTGTGAGCGGCActgagacagcaggaggaggtcCAAATGAGGAGGAGTTTGTTGggtggaggaaggagagaacaGGGCAGGgcaaggacagagaggagagcagcaACGGTACTTCAGAGAGCGGGAATCCTGAGAAGAATGCCAGCCATCTGACAcatctctcttctcttcctgAGCGGGGAGTGCTGTGGGACTCTGACCGAGCCCGCGCGCAGCCTCAGGCCCAGAGACAAGCACAGGCCCAGACAGGCAAAAGGCTCCATGTGTACCTGGAGGAGACCAGCGTGATTCACTGtggcaaagacacacacagtgccGGACAGGAAGTGGTCACGAGAATCAAGACAAGCCTACAGGTTCGACCCAAGTCAAAGTCATCAGAGAGTTTTGAGCCGCCAGACAGCGCAAGTTCAACAAGCACAGAGAACAAAAGGACAAATGTAACGCCTGCGGTTGGGGCACAGAGTTATTACAGTGCCCTAGTGGGAGTGTCACTGaaatcacacaaagacacacagttaGATCCTGAACctgatcaaaaacaaacagaagacgACACTATGGGGCGGAAAAACTCAGCAAAAAGAAGGTGCAGGAAGAATTCTCAGGGAGATGGCGGGAACAGCCCTCAGCAGGAACCAAACCCTCCCGGCGTTGTCACAGAGGGAATCCCTGAGTCAGACCAGGCAGTGACCAGTCCTCAGGGCGAAAGTCCAAACACTCACACGGGAGAGTCGTCTCTAAACTCCTCCTCTAGACTCAACCCCGCCCCTCTGGCCTCACCTGAAGGTGGAGAAGGTAAGGCTTCCTGTCCTGATTCTGTCGCCCAGCTGGATGAATTCCAGGACTCAAGCACCACTGTCACAGCAGCCACTGTGGCGAGTGCGGTGGATGGAGGAGCAAGCATGGAGGACGACAGTCTTTACAAAGTTGAGAGGAAAACAGAGACGCCGGAGTCCAAGCGCAGGAGTCTTAAGGTTTCTCGCAGTGAGGTGAagtttttccccaaaaatgtaCCTTTGAAGCAAGGTCCAACGGAGGACACGCAGGATTTTAGGTCGATGCTTAAGAACACCAAAGATGAAGCAAAGAATAAAGAGACTGATTCAAG ACAACACAACCTTAAGAAAATTGATGAGGAACCTAAGCCAGTCGTTGGCCGGATCACAGATAAAATCAGCCTCTTTGAGCGCCCTTCAGTCGGGGTCAGCAAGTCGACCTTTCAAACGCCGAGGAGTGCCGACGTTTCCCCGGTCAGGAAAgccacagagcagctgaaagcaGATTTTTCATTGTCCGACCAGAGGTCAAGATCGACTGAACGTCATGACacgctcaggtccagctctgcGTCGCCCGCCAGGGAGAAGTCGATGACGATCAAGGAGCGAATGAAGAACTTCACAGACGCATCCAAAGCAGGTGAAAGCGCAAAAATGCCTCAAAAGCCAATTATGCCAAGAATGCATCAAACATCCTCTTTGTCTGCTGCATCAAAGTCACCAGAACTGGACGATCAGGGTAAACAGGATACCAAAGAGCAAAAGCAGACAGatgtaaaaacagagaaaacttcAAAACTAGAAGGACAAGATACGACTGATGCAAGGGTAAAGATTATCACTCCTAAAGAACGACCAAATGAGTCCTCAACAAAGGACACAGTGGCCTCAAAAACAGTAGATCAGGGTTCAAAACCTAATAGCGTTGAAAAGGCTGCTGCAGCTAAAGGGTCAGGTGACTCTACAGAACTGACCATCAACCTCAACCCACAGCCAAAAGGCAGAACAGGCCCCCGctctaaaagaagaaaaagcaagGAGCCAACCAGTCCAATGAGCCCAAACATGGACTACAAACTAGAACACTCTACAACAGAACCAGAGGCCACAACTATGAAACCAGAACCGGTGGGTGTTACAGAAAGGGCCTCTGCATCCAAACAACCGGCAGAGGAGGTCATACCACCATGTGATACAGCCGACAAGAAGACACCAGACAAACCGTCTTTGTCTGATACCCAACAGAAAGCCTTGAAGAATGATTCAAAGGagtcagacaaacagaagaaacagtctgattcttcttttaaaaaggagaaaattgACAAACCACTTGAAAGGCAGGGGGGATTGGCTGGACCATCTGAAAGCAAAGACAAACTTGATACTGATGCGCGTAGCAGTGAAACAAAGTCTCCTATTGATAAGCAGTCTGTTATTTTACcccaaaatgacaaaaaagcaGGGGGTTTGTTCACCCAGGCCTCCAAGGACAGCAGGGAAAAGACAGCCTCCTCCCCCTCACCTGCAGCAGAAAGACCTATTAAGAAAACTCCTTTGAAGGAGCAGGAGCCAACCGCTCAACAGCCcaaattaaataaagacatttcagTGCCATCTGAaccagagaggaaaggaaaagtAAAGGAACCCAATCAAGGAGAGGCAGGCCAAAAAGCTCAATCCAAAAACAAGGACAAAGAACTAATTGAGCAGGCTGAGAGTAAAGAAAGGGACAAATTAAACAATTTAGAaagcaaaaaagcaaaacaggCTAAGAGTAAAGAAATGGACAATATAGAAAAGGCACAGAGCAAAACAACTAAACAGGGTGGGAGTAAAGAAGTGGAGACATTAGAAAAGGAAGGGGGCGACGAATACGAGCATGCTCAAAGTAAAGAGGTGGGAATAAAGGGGAGTgagaaaacaaatcagactaagaagaaagaggaggaaaaaacacagcagcgcCTGCAGTCAGATGAAAATACCACAAAGTCAGAGGGTTCCAACGGTGGGAAAGGTTTCCCAGGTACAGATGGGGCGTCCTttagaaaagatgaaagaaagaatgTTGAAAGAAAAGAGGGGACACAGctcatcaaaaacacaacaaagccgAAAACCAACCAACAGGATTCAGCCTCTGAGCCTTCAGTAAGGACATCATCAGACGTCCGAGCTCAAACACAGCATGACAGGCGGAACAAGTCCACACAAAAAGCTGGCGTTGGCACAATCACCCTTGCTAATGAAGCTGCAAGTGGGATGGACAGTGATAAAGGGCCGTTAAAGGGAGAGACGGCAACAAATGTGCGAAAGAAGGCTGCAGAAAGCTCTGGAACAGACAGAGAGTCAGTGTTGACCGCAGCAGAGCCAAAGCCTAATTTTGTATCCGTGGAAAAATCTGAAAACTCACTGGATGACTCATGTGCACATGGAGCTAATGATGCTACGCTCTCCAGCTCAAAGCCTATTACCAGAGCAAATACAGCTGATGAGGAAGTGACTGTAAAAGCCAGCACTGACTCTCCAGCACTGATAACTGCGCGGGCTGACAACAcggcagaggaagaaaaatcaGGAGGtagtgagaaaaagagaaaggatgTTACAGAGAAGAGTTCGGGTGTCAAATCAGTGCCCTCACAAGTCAAAATCTCAGGAGGTTTTGCGAAACGTCCTCAGAGAAGCCCACTTAGTGAGGAATcagaaaatacacaaagcaCAAGGGACATCACACCACTGAGGGGCGCAGAAAAAACGGCACAGATGTCCTTGGATAGCACTGCTTCAAACTCTACAGTCAATATGGTAGAGAAGACTGCTGATAGAACAATGCAGACACTAAAGAATGAACTTTCTTCTGTTGCTAATGGGGAAATCTCCTCAAATCCACAACCCAAAACTGACATGAAGCAACCGGTCAATAGCAAGCCGGGTCAGACCGAAAAAGTACCAACTTCCCCAGAGTCAAAGAAGCCAATCCAAGACTCAGTCCAGCGTTCACCCATGAAGAAACTCCCATTTCCACGTGGACTAAGCAAAGATGATTCAGCAACAGGGCAAGACGCCCCCTCCAGCTGGCTGGATGTGGACTTGCCAAAGCGGAAACTCAAAGTCTCCATGGCTAAACTGACCTCTGCCGGAAGTGAGAGTAACCTTCTGGACGCACCAGATGACCTAGATGATGACGATTTTGTTCAGAGAATCAAGAAACTCTGCGCCCCATTCTCCCTCCCACCGCGTAAGCACAACCCGTACGGGACACCTCAGCCACCTTTCGCCTTGCCCGCAATCAAGGAGGACCGCTACGAGAAGACGTTTGACCCTGAAGAGTTTACATTTGGcttgaggaagaagaagcagttcACCATTGATACAACCCCAAGCAGCTTAGCCAAACTACAGAACACAGAGGAAAGACCTGGCCTGAAAGTAGGCAGGGCGAGTTTGGCCGACAGGAGCGTGCTGCTGAGCAGCTTGGACACTCATTCTCGCCTCAGGGAATACACCCCCgtaaatgaagaggaggaagtcaAGGAAGAGAAAGACGACCAAATCAAGTGGAAGTCTCGCTTGGAGGGGAGCTGTGTCCTCAGCAGCCTGAGCTCCTCCATCCTCAGGGGAAAGAGGATTGGACTTCAAACCCAGGGAGAAGGCACTAACTCTGGGGATGTTTCACCTAGCGACTCACCCCACACTAgccctccaccttcatcccaGCCACCCCCACCAAGCCCGACTTCTGCAGCTCCACTCAAAGACACACTCGCAAAGCTGAGCCTGCTCCCgagaaacaaagaggaagaccAGGCTGGGGAGGCTGTGGTCAGTGACTCAGCCCCTCCATTTCCTTCCTTTAACGACATCAAGCTGCCAGACTATTTAGAGAAGTACCTCCCTCGAGAACCAAAACCAGTGCAGAACAAACAAGGACAAGAGCAAGTCAGAACAGAG GCTGCTGGGAAAATGACAACTCCAACCCCAGTAGTGGAAGCAGATAGGGCTATGAAACCAGTTCCAGTTCTTCCTGATGCTATGCCTCCACGTTTTCCTGAGATCCCTCCACCCACACACTCCACGCTGACTGAGCGCAAGCAGCTTCCAGCTCAGCCACAGGGAATACTTAATAATATT ACAAGAACTGCCAGAGGATTTCACAAGCGCCCAGGAAAG ATGGTGTTGTTTGAGAAAGCTCAGTGCAGCGGCCAGGCGTTTGAGATTTACAGGGATGTAGCAGATGCTACGTCTCTGCAGCTCTCGCCTCACATATCTGTCAAGGTGGTTAGAGGATG CTGGTTGCTCCACGAGAAGCCAGACTTTCAGGGACGCTGCATCGCCTTAGAGGAAGGTGAAATTGAATTGACAAACTTGTGGGCAGAATCTCTGCCAGGAGCAGAACCACAGAGCAGCCCACCAATGCGTATTGGATCTATTAGACTGGCTGTCTGG GATTACAACATCCCCCATATCGATCTGTTTACTGAACCAGAGGGCCGAGGCAGAGTAACACCTTACCACGATGACACCTTCGAGACGGGCTCGTTTGGCATCCCGCTGAACACCGCTTCTATCCAAGTGCACTCCGGGGT GTGGCTGGTGTTCAGTGACCCTGGCTTTCAGGGCATGGTAGGTGTGCTGGAGACAGGAGTGTTTCCTTTCCCTGAGACCTGGGGCTTCCAATCACCATTTGTCGGATCTATTAGACCATTAAAAATT GGTGGTTTCAAAGTGGAAAATCCTGATGAAGTCAAG GCTATGGTGTATGACGAGCCTGGCTTTCAGGGCTCCTGTTTGGAAGTCGACAGTGATGTTTTCAGCTTTTGTGAGAGTGAAGGAGACGATGCTACAGATGGAGTAAACCCTGATTCAAAGAAAATGACATCGGCTGCTTCTTTAAAGATCATCGGAGGACT CTGGGTGGGCTACAGCCACCCTGGGTTTGAGGGCCAGCAGTACATCCTGGAGGAGGGAGAGTACCTGGACTGCAGCGACTGGGGAGGCTCAGGACCGCTCCTGTCACTGAGACCAATACTGTCT GACTTCCTGTCTCCACACTTAAAAATGTTCAGCGACAGAAACTTCGGAAATCTTGGCGTCAACATTGACCTATCGGTGCCGGTCATCAACGTGGACGACACGGGCTACGGCGTGAAGACGCAGTCTATTGATGTCATCGGCGGAGT ATGGGTTGTGTTTGAGGAGCCCGGCTTTTGTGGAGAGTCTTACATCCTGGAAAAGGGACTGTATGGAAGCCCGGAGGACTGGGGGGCGCTTCAGCCCAGAGTGGCCTCAGCAATGCCTGTTGTGCTG GGTGATTTTGAGAATGCCGCCAAGTTTAAG GTGCAGCTTTTCTCTGAACCTGGTTTCCAAGGGACCGTCCTTGCTCTGGAGGACAGCGTGTCCTCCCTGCAGGACGGCTCCACTGTGGCGTCGTGCAAGGTCCTGGCCGGCAG CTGGCTGGCATTCGAGGGTCAGGATTTCTCTGGGAGGATGTACGTGTTAGAGGTGGGGAGCTACCCAGATCTGAGAGCGATGGGCTTTTTCAACACCAGCTCCTCCATCCAGTCACTACAAATTACTGGCTtt GAGTTCTCGCTGCCTGCCGTCACTGTTTTCGAGCGGGTTGGTCTGCGTGGGAAGAGAGTGGTGCTGACGGATGGGTCGGTCAACCTTCAGCTGGATGCAGGTTGCAGCAGAGTCCAGTCCGTGTTAGTGGAAGGAGGCAT GTGGGTGTTGTATGAGGAAATCAACTATCGGGGCGCTCAGATTTTGCTGAAACCTGGTGAGATTCCTGACTGGCATCAGTTCAGCAACTGGAGGAAAATTGGCTCCCTCCGCCCTCTTCTTCAG AAACAAGTGCACTTCCGAataagaaacagacagacaaggCTCATGATGTCGCTCACCGGAGATTTGGATGATGTCAAACTGATGAGGATCcaagaaacagaggagacagacgGGTTCGAGCAGATCTGGCTCTATCAGAACGGACATCTTCACTGCAAG